A genomic region of Pseudomonas sp. MPC6 contains the following coding sequences:
- a CDS encoding Trm112 family protein, producing MDTKLLDILACPVCKGPLKLSADKTELISKGAGLAYPIRDGIPVMLETEARTLTTDERLDK from the coding sequence ATGGACACCAAATTGCTCGATATCCTCGCTTGCCCGGTCTGCAAAGGCCCGCTCAAGCTCAGTGCCGACAAGACCGAGCTGATCAGCAAGGGCGCAGGTCTGGCGTACCCGATTCGTGACGGCATTCCGGTGATGCTCGAAACCGAAGCCCGCACCCTGACCACCGACGAGCGCCTGGATAAATGA
- the kdsB gene encoding 3-deoxy-manno-octulosonate cytidylyltransferase, with protein sequence MTTAFTVVIPSRYASTRLPGKPLLMIAGKPMIQHVWEQASKSSAERVVVATDDARIVEACKGFGAEVVLTREDHNSGTDRLAEVAAKLGLAPDAIVVNVQGDEPLIPPSVIDQVAANLAAHTEARMATLAEPIEDVETLFNPNVVKVVSDLNGLALTFSRATLPWARDAFAKSREQLPEGVPYRRHIGIYAYRAGFLHDFVSWGPCWLENTESLEQLRALWHGVRIHVADALIAPPTGVDTVEDLERVRRLLEA encoded by the coding sequence ATGACCACAGCCTTTACCGTTGTCATCCCGTCGCGTTACGCCTCCACCCGCTTGCCGGGCAAGCCGTTGCTGATGATCGCCGGCAAGCCGATGATCCAGCACGTCTGGGAACAGGCCAGCAAAAGCAGCGCCGAGCGCGTGGTGGTCGCCACAGACGACGCGCGCATTGTCGAGGCCTGCAAGGGCTTTGGCGCCGAGGTGGTGCTGACCCGTGAAGACCACAATTCCGGCACCGATCGCCTGGCCGAAGTCGCCGCGAAATTGGGCCTGGCGCCCGATGCGATCGTGGTCAACGTCCAGGGTGACGAACCGTTGATCCCGCCGAGCGTGATCGATCAGGTCGCCGCCAACCTGGCGGCCCACACCGAAGCGCGCATGGCCACCCTGGCCGAGCCGATCGAAGACGTGGAAACCCTGTTCAATCCCAACGTGGTCAAGGTCGTCAGCGACCTCAACGGCCTGGCGCTGACCTTCAGCCGCGCGACCTTGCCGTGGGCCCGTGATGCCTTCGCCAAGAGCCGCGAGCAACTGCCGGAAGGCGTGCCGTACCGCCGCCATATCGGCATCTATGCCTACCGCGCCGGTTTCCTGCATGACTTTGTCAGCTGGGGGCCGTGCTGGCTGGAAAACACCGAATCCCTGGAACAGCTGCGGGCCCTGTGGCACGGCGTGCGGATTCACGTCGCCGACGCACTGATCGCACCGCCCACCGGTGTCGACACCGTTGAAGACCTCGAGCGCGTTCGTCGCCTGCTGGAGGCCTGA
- a CDS encoding low molecular weight protein-tyrosine-phosphatase: MRVLFVCLGNICRSPTAEGVLRHKLREAGLADHIEVASAGTGDWHVGKAPDKRSQAAARLRGYDLSAQRAQQVSRADFASYDLILAMDNSNLRHLKALQPAKGKAELDLFLRRYESEIDEVPDPYYDGDQGFEQVLDLIERASDRLVIELKGRL; encoded by the coding sequence ATGCGGGTCCTGTTCGTCTGTCTGGGCAATATCTGCCGTTCTCCCACGGCGGAAGGGGTGCTGCGCCATAAATTGCGCGAAGCGGGGCTGGCCGATCACATCGAAGTCGCCTCCGCCGGCACTGGCGACTGGCACGTTGGCAAGGCCCCGGACAAGCGCAGCCAGGCTGCGGCCAGGTTGCGCGGTTACGACCTGTCCGCCCAGCGCGCCCAGCAAGTGAGCCGCGCCGATTTCGCCAGCTACGACCTGATCCTGGCGATGGACAACAGCAACCTGCGCCACCTCAAGGCCCTGCAACCGGCCAAGGGCAAGGCCGAGCTGGACCTGTTCCTGCGCCGCTACGAGTCGGAAATCGACGAAGTCCCCGATCCGTATTACGACGGCGACCAGGGCTTTGAGCAAGTGCTGGACCTGATCGAGCGCGCCAGTGATCGGCTGGTGATCGAATTGAAGGGGCGGTTATGA